The genomic window CAGGACCAAGGGTAAGGCTTTAAATGCGAGAATAAATGCGCTGCCGGGAAAGGGTTCCGTGAACGGAAGGGCGCCGCCTCCGAGGTAACCAAACACAAAAGAGGTGCCGGCGCTGGTGGCTTTATCTAGCATTAAGACAACTTCGTTAAGTGCCATGAAGATGCTCTTAAATACGGGAACTTTAAGTAAGAGAGCTGCCAGTAGAACTTGCACCGTGAGGCCAGCGACAATAGCTCGCCACGCAATCGCTTTTCGATGTTCACTGATTAGGTAGCCAAAGCCAATAAAGGCTACAACGCCTAAGATTCCTTGAAACATAAGTATGCCCTAGAAGTAAAAGTCTAGCTCAACAGCGAGTGCGGTTCGTCGTACATAAAACTCGATGGACTCATCTTCATTGAGACCACCGTTAGGAATCATTTGAGAGAACCCGGTTGTAAAGTCCATCCAATCAAGGCAGTGCCATGTAAGCCCCGTGCCCACCAAGAAATGGTCAAAAGACCAACTGAGCGAGCTCAGCGCTTGTTGGGTGTGTGCTGCTCGGTTGAATAGAAAGCCCGTGCGAAGCGTGAGTGGCTTGAGCACTCGGTATTCAATGCCCAGCCCGCCTTCCCAGCCGTTGCGGTAGTTGTCGGTATTTTTTCCTCCGGCGGCATTCGGACCTTGTTTGGAAAACTTGTTGAAATAGATGGCCCAAGAAGAGGCGACCTGAAGGTTTTCTGTAAGGTCGTAGCTTACGCCCATGGCAAGCACGGGTGGAATGTCTTTACGTATGCCGTCGCCATCGGGGTAGAGCCCGGTCGAATCTTCGGCAGTGCTGAAGATGTATTTTAGTTTGGTATTCGACTGGTATTGAAGACCTATATTAAGCTCTGGGGTGGGCTGGATGTGCATACCCAACATAAAACCAACACCGCTGGCATTGTGAACTGTATCAACGACTGCTGGATACTCCTGGAGTACACCCAGGTCTTCATTGATGATGTCGTATGTGTTGTTGGCTGTATAAGTGTATTGGCCATCTACATACCGAACGGCTGCGCCAATAGAGAGCCAATCTGTTGGCTTGTAGTAACCGCCAAATGTGAGGCCAATAATCATTGCGGTAGCTGTGACGCGGCCCCCTTCCTGGGCTTTTACATCAGTAATAGCTTCAGGAGGAATATCTAAATCGACTGCAAGTTGCCGGGCCACATCGAGGGCGAGGTCTTCGAATTCGACGTAGAGAGGGTGACCTGTTTTGAAGTCAGCACCACCACCTGCCGGTACACCGCCATAGAAATACACGCCCCAATCACCATGATTGTAGTTGATGTTGAGGGTCGGGATAGCTGGTACCCCGTTGGTTGCATCGTAATTGGTTCGTTCCAAATCAGGCGTAGCGCGAAAACTTAATCGTTCCAAGCGAAACCAAGTTTGGTTCGCAGCCATCACCGAAAACCCTTTTCGACCAAAAGCCTGCCCCGCAAGGTTGTAGGGTCCGGCATCGGCATCGATGGATGCGTGACGGTTAAGGCTCCCGAAGTAGCGTGCACTGTAAGCGGTAAGACTTGAAAGGCTTCCAGCCAGAGCTGGAGTGCTTGTGAGCGAGGCCATGAGAACAAAGACAAAAAGGCGACTTATCATAAGAAGGCTGTGTCCTTTTGTAATAACGGTGGACGCGTCTGGAAAGATGGTTTCTCATAACATAAGTTTGATTGTAAAGAACCCCTCAGGAGCTACTGGTATGAGCAAAGAAAAATACGTTCCTCAGCTCGTTGCTCAGTTAGAGAATTATAGTTGGCGTGAATGGCCTGCTCTTCGGGGGCAGACGAATGATATTCGTTGCGGCGTCCTTATACCGATGCAAGTTTCCAATGACATCATGGTTTATGCTGGCCTGCGGTCGGGAGGTTTAGAGAATCACGCGGGAGAAATTTGTTTTCCGGGGGGGCGACCTGAAAAAGAAGATACGGGCCTCGAGGCGACTGCTTTGCGGGAGGCTTCAGAGGAGATGGGTATTTCAGACGTTCAAATACTGGGACGGCTGTCCTCTATGCCGCTTTACACCTCGAATTATCGTCTGGAACCTTTCGTAGGACTCATCGGGAATGATGTTCCGGTGGAAGATGGATCTGAGCTGGTCGCCGTCCTACCGGTGTCGATGCGGGAGCTTCTTGGTAGACCTCGGATCAATGCCCTGGCTTGGGACGATAATGGTTCCGAAGCACTGTCGCCCGTGTTTGAGTTGGCCAATCGGTTGATGTTTGGAGCAACGGCTTACGTGCTCTATGAGTTGCTGACAATTTGTGCGCCCGTTTTGAGCCTAAAGTTGCCGCCCATGGAAAAGGGCCCCTACACCTGGGACGATATTGTGAAATCGACGAAGGTATCAGCCGAGTAGGCTTTGAAGGATTTCTTTAATTGCCTTGCTGTCGACTCGTCCCTTGTTGTCTTTCATCACAAAGCCCATCACCTTGCCCATTTCTTTCATGCTCGATGCGCCGGTTTTCGAAACAGCGTCTTTGACGATGGCCTCGAGCTCGGCACCTTCAATTTGAGCCGGTAGGAAAGGTTTGAGGTAGTTGATCTCAAATTCAAGCTCCGCAAGCTTGGCCGCACCTTGCTCTCCGGTCTTTCTGTACTCTTCTGCCGCTTTACCCATGCGCTTGATGTATGCC from Deltaproteobacteria bacterium includes these protein-coding regions:
- a CDS encoding CoA pyrophosphatase codes for the protein MSKEKYVPQLVAQLENYSWREWPALRGQTNDIRCGVLIPMQVSNDIMVYAGLRSGGLENHAGEICFPGGRPEKEDTGLEATALREASEEMGISDVQILGRLSSMPLYTSNYRLEPFVGLIGNDVPVEDGSELVAVLPVSMRELLGRPRINALAWDDNGSEALSPVFELANRLMFGATAYVLYELLTICAPVLSLKLPPMEKGPYTWDDIVKSTKVSAE
- a CDS encoding GatB/YqeY domain-containing protein, with product MSQSIDDQLKDQMKTAMKAKDKQTLGVVRMVRAAMQERMNQPNGPQEATDAIWQEVIAAYIKRMGKAAEEYRKTGEQGAAKLAELEFEINYLKPFLPAQIEGAELEAIVKDAVSKTGASSMKEMGKVMGFVMKDNKGRVDSKAIKEILQSLLG